CATGGCTGCAATGCTTAATACATCGTCTTTCTAGAACCGTGAATAACCTCCCGTGAAAATCACGCGCCTAATTCCTTCCTTCGCTCTGCACAACTGCCTTAACCTCATTTctgtcaaatggctacgtagttGGGAGGGTATGTTATGACATCACTgcctaccccacccaccctggAGCACGTGTCCTGTCATATAGCAAGTGCCATATATCTCAAAGTTGGCAAACCGTGAATTTTATCCTTAAACTTGTGATTTTTGTCGCTTTCTGTTCTTCcaattaaagttttcttttcaaaaaactcAACCAAACAGGAAACTTCCTTTTGGAAAAAGTACAGCAGCAAGAGTCCAGTCGTTTCAGCAGCATGCATAACTCAATGTCCGAGTCTTAATTGCTTGCAATGTGCGGACAGATGCTGGCTTGCCTCACTAAGCAATCAGCGAAGGTTGTTTGCagttttatctcccttgtccTTAGTGTGCTCGCTCCTGTCTGCTGGCGCCATCGTGCTGTTGGGTCACGTGGGAAAGCCAACCCTCGCCACCATTAAGGCCTACTCCGAGAGCCTGGAGGTGCCTTCATTTTTTTGAACAACCCTTCTCATCCACTGGAGGGAGCGGACTCCGCCAGGCCCAGCTTCCAGTTCTACCTGCAGCCCAGCATTTCTAAGCGATCGTAGACATCGTCCAGTGGTATGAGTGGACTAGTCTCGTGTACATTTACAACACCAATGAAGGTAATGACCAGTTTGTAATGTTATTTAAGCCAATGTCGCTTATGTATTTTCTTAGGAAACATTGGACATAGACATAACAGTGGACATAATTACTCAGACTGAGTTGTCGTTGATTAATTTCACACGTAAAGCGCTTCTTTTCATTAGTGACAGGTGTATGGCATCTTGAATATGTGGGTATTACACGAcccagaaatatttctttcagttAAATAATACAGCATCCCTCACTACATGTGCTTAGATGTCATTTGACATGTTAATTATGAAGCTAAAGTACCCTACGCAGGTAGGGTGAAAACTTTGTGATGGTTGGTAGAGGTGGGGGAACCAAGTGGCAGTTAAAATGAAGTCATGGGAAGCAGCAACGTCAGCGCTGGGCCCCAGGGCAGACAACTCCCAGTAAAATTACCGTTGGTAGCAACACAATTTGTTTTCCCACGTTGCATGGCTGACTGGTAATGAGCGCAAGGCGATGCCGCTCCTGCCTCCATGGAGGGCGCCTGTCGTTAACAACATCGTTGTATCAGCTCATCTGCTGTTTCCGCTGGATCGCATTCCTCTGTcgtttgtctccctttatcAGACTCAACCGTTCTTCTTATCGCCTCCTCTCGTAGGTCGGCGGTGGAGAGATCACATTATCGATAAGTTTATATTGACAAAGGAAAgacagtttgtttattttgactgcttaatagtttatttaaaataaaaattacaaatgaaaaaactaATTGTTTGATGGAGGATATTGATATTAACCGGGATGTCTACGAATGCAATAACACTGGTTGCTAAATTTAGACTAAGTGTCAGAAGAATCAGATTTGCGTAGTGCagtaatattagtaatatcGAAGACTAGTAAACTTAATTTGAGTTGCATTGACATAGGTACTGTTGCTGAAAGAGTAATGgtattaaaattataaagcaAAACGAATTGCGACGTAACTCGTGGCTGCCTGAAGTAATGGCTGGGATACGAACTCCTGCCATTTGGCTTTCTGATCCACATCTAAAGCATACCAAGTCCCTAGAGGACAGGGATGTCaagtgaaaatgtttctgaTCAAGCACGTAGGGGGCTTTTCAGGAGAATGAACACTACTGCTAAAGCCTGCAGACATGATTGGTGAGTGTCGCCCTGTGGTCTACAGTCCAGGCCGCATCCCACCATTAAAAGCATTCGCGATGCGCCGAACACTCACAGGATCATCAGATTCTCCCTGGAGAAATCACGTGTCTTTGTCCTCAGACAAGCAATATCCCAGCCAGTGCTCGTTCTTTACCTCGCACCAGTTCAAATTTGACTGATAACATGCAAAACCTCAAAGccataaataagtaaaattcaAATACAATTTTGCCATCAAAGTTTCTAAGGTGATGATATATGGATATATGTCACTTGAGGCACGCTCTGTGCGTCTGTTGTATTCATTGTCTCTTGTAGCGCATTTCATCATTCTTTCCTTCAGTGAATTCTCTTGTTGTTGTGTCCACCCCGTTAATCTGTCACAGTGGTCATTAGCTGTAACGATCCGACCTCCCAATAAGTTTTCGCTTTGCTGCGCACCGATACCATTTTagagtatttattattttctcagtatatttattattttccaaCACTTTCATTTTAACAGCAATTTGGAAACATATTCCGTGTGAAACAGAAGAACTATCTTTTTCATTCAGTGATTAAAAAACGAATTGCTTGTtgctataatttaaaaatggcTACTTTatgaataacattttattacaagaaGGTAGCAAGAGCAACTAACGAACAGAGTGCAAGAAGAATGTGATCTCTGATACCATTGCCCTGTACGTGTGCCAGGCTTATTCCGTCTGGAGCAAGTGCACGACTACATGCACGACTACCAGCAGACGCCAGAAATCACAGCCCGTCACGTGCAGAACAGAACAGCGTGTCTGCACCTCCTGCACTCCATGCACACCCAGGACCGCGGCAGAGACATACGTGTGGTCATGGACGTTCCCCCAGAACATGCGCACTGGGTCATTAATTCCATAGTAAGCAAATATGTGTTGTGTTGAACAATTAATtctacctttctttctttcttttcttcccgcttttttttttttatgcccaGTTCTTCAGTTAATTTCCGTGCTTCCTTTGGCGCCTTAATCGCGCCTCTTTCTATTCTTTGtctggtgtgtgtatgtgtgtgttagtgtgtgtgagagagaaagagagagatggataaAGAGAGAGTATGTGTACCTTCGCGCCTTTGTGTCTGTAGACCGTAACACAAGTGTATCATTTTTGTGAATAACCAAGTGGTTTCATCTATTTTGTATTGTGAAGATGAAACAAATTGGAGTAATAAACACAGCAGTCCTCCAAAAGCGCTTGTGATGTTTGGAGGCTGACAGGAGACCCCAGGAAAAGATTTGATTTGCTTCTACTCTTGCTGCAATACTGAAAGCGATGTGCCATAGCTCTATCAATGTCTCCTCATAAATTTATTAACCCTTGCATATCGGATGTTGGtaatttagttttgttgtgGGTGTTGGGCACTATATTTTGATATCGGATGTtggcaattttattttgttgtcgaacgtctataattttcttttattgtcggATGCTGggtgtttgattttgttgtcGAATGttggtaattttatttttttatttaaaaaccagCCTGAACGGTCTTGCGTTTTTTCCCAGATATCAATAGATAAAGGGGATATAAACCTATCCTGTAAATTttagcctccaaaacccatccgtaaATTAATTACCCGCTAAGATTGGCTTCTGCGATcaaaagcaaatatatgtaaaattataaaataatcttttgacACTTTATAACACTCATAAAATGTTATGGTATATAAATCAATGTTAGGAAACTTATTACCCATTACGCAGAAAGTAATCGTTTATTGAAATATTGTAAGCAAAAGATTAGGATAATTTTGGATGTACTTCTTCGCCATTTGTTTCTGTAGCCAGTTTAATTTTCATTTCGCATATTTTAATGCATCATAGTACTTTTTCAGGTAGAAGATAAATCAATATACAAAATTCGATTCCACTTCATCTTGCCTTATTTGGTAAGTACCCTGATCCTAAAAAGACACTTCGTTCACAAGTATACAGTAAATGTTTCTACTAAATGAAGTTTTAGGGGGTTCGTTCCATTTTCACTGTGTACATTTTTcaataacaattttaacatgTATGGACATTTCAGAGTACTTAAATCCAAAAATAttgaagtaaaataaagaacaataaagatgatgtttacaaaaatatcagtGCAGCTTGTAAACGTGCatagagagaaggggggggggagagaagtaaaaataattaccgACAAAGCAAAATATAGGAGACAAAAACGAGTAGAGAAGGAGTAAGAGAAAcagctttgtttctttcttgcaCATCTGTTACAGTGTGTGTACATTATGTACAGAGTATGAAGTACATCAAACTTCGAGCCTACAAGACAGGGGGAGTCAATATCACAGGCTTTGAAATTTTTCGTCAAACGGATGCACTAATGCGGTCCTATTTCAGTGACCCTTCATCTCAGAATAATGTAAGTAAATATACtccagaaaacatttttctaaggCTCTAAGAAAACAGCATGGATCAGTATTTATTACCAATCAATTGGGACAATGTCATTCTGTCTTTCACTGtcaatataacaataaataaaatgataacatGTCGACAGGTGTTCTCTGAAACTcaaatgataatttatttttcctgcttTCACCGTTCAACCActagaaaaaatacaaactgcaaaaaaatctgttttgccGGCAACAGACAGACAGCGCACTAGCAAAGGATGCTATCAAGATAGTCACCGAGGCGCTGTCCGAGCTCCAGAGGCACCAAGCTCCTCAGGGTCGGTGGCACCTGTTGGACAGCGTGCAGCAGTGGCAGGACGCCAGCAGGGGCAACGGCATCACCtgctctcctccctccacctcccGCTGGCGCTACGGTCGCGACCTGGCCAAGATCTTTGCCGAGGTTCGTCCTCCCTGACACACGGACATCCTGTTAGCATGTCTTTAGAAGAACAAATGTTTGGGTAGTAAAGGAAGACAGTTATGGTGGTAACTGTGcaaagaaaagggaagtaaaTGTAGCAGCAATGAGTTTAAGCTAAACGATGTAGGGATCTTCTCCTGCAGTCTCTCTGGTGACTGATAGTACCTTACCTTATAGCACCTTTACTGTAATTTACACCTCAGGACTTCCCACAGTTTGCAGGTTACTGCcgtattttttaataaactggtACAACAACTTTTATGTTTGCAAGTTCATTACATTACCAGTAAATCCATTAGTAAATATGAGACTATTTAAAGTATTGATAAAATGTATTAGTATGTATTTTATAGAGGGTTTTAACTCCCCTGTGAGCAAGTCATTCCCTGTCTGTGCAGCATACCTTCACCGGAAGCAACGGCAAGATACGCTTTTCAAAGAGTGGTCAACGCTCAGGTCACTCCTTAGACGTCATAGAGGTCAGCATGTACAGGGGAGTGGCCAAGGTGAgcgctctctctccctctctcttgtCGCTCCCTGCTAAAATGTCTTTGTAAATCACTTGAAAGTAatacttaaataataataacaatgattcATTCAGTCGTATGCACCGCCACTCACACGCATCGTCGAATATAAACAATCCTGTGTTTAGCATGTACTTACAGTTTAGTCAGTAGGGTGGAAGAAAGGACACTGGAAACGACCCAATAAAGGGAGTTTGCTAAATGCAGCAGATATAAGAGTAAACTCTAATAACTCAGTAAAAATCGCGCTTTCAAAAGAAGCAGGACTATATTTGTCTAATGTTGTATGCATGACATTTACACAACAATAATCAGGAAAAGACTTGGAAAGAAAGTGATACCCGTAGAAGTACTTTTAAGCAATGTTTTACATTAGATAACTATGTCAGTAATATGAAACAATATTTAACCGCACAAAGAATGTTTTAAGGAAGAAGGAAGTATAAGCTCAAGTATCCAAAATTTAattcctttaaaatttttattgagCTAAATCCCTCGGTGAAAATCATGTTTAGTGCCGCCAAGCTTGAAAGATTGCTCAATGCACAGTCCTGTAGTTTACCTTCCCCTCCTTCCAAGCACTCTGCCTAGACAGGTACCTTTGTCCAGATATAGACGTCTTCACTCCAGCAGAAATAACTGGACCAAACAGTCGGTGGGTACATGGGTGCCTGCACTGAGAATAGTTCCACATACTTACCCAGTCAGCTATATGTATTCTGGTACCTGTCTGGCCACTGCCGTTAACATTCATTTTTCTCACTACCTTAATTGTTTGCATGAAACACTGCACTCTAATCGGGAATAATGGTTTGTATTTAAACGCTCTTGTGTTTCATATTGCAGTCATCATAAAACAATCTCATTAATCTCGTCTTCCAAATGTAATATTGAATAAATACATGTAGActagaattaaaataaacaagttatCTTCGATAAATACAAAAGAGTAGAATCAAAACACTtatgtaatattattttgtttttaaaaaagcacgGAAGCTCTCTTTGTATGAAAACATGGATATGATACCCTTTCGCTGGAATGATAACTGAGAAGGGAATTCCTGGCTGGTTCTTTGTTTCTAgattaaacaaatgtttacccAAGAACGAACCGCATTATGTGACATGCTGTCTGTAATGCAGGATTGAAAGTGTATGACTAGCTGTAAAAATACACCTTCAGTAAAAACGCGGCTGGTAATGCAATATATCGGGTGGAATGGGATTCGTGCTTTCCATTTGCTTCCGCAGCGGGGCGTTTGTTCTCTGATTCTCCCACAGAAtagtcttttctcttctcttggAGAGGAACACGGAGAGTGCATTACAAGCGGGAGGGACAGGGAGGGCGCAGCTCCGGGCACGTGCGGGACACGTGATCACTGCAGGACCTCGGGCCTCAGGCTCTTTCCCTCTCATACAGATGCCAGTAAGACTAAGCGTTGTCAGCTGCCAGAATTTTATTGGAATGTgaatattcaaaataaacatcCAGTACTGATCAGGATAGTTATGACATTGATGAAAGATGTTTATGAGAACTCTTCTTAACATGACATGTTGTCATGTTTATGGTCACTGTCACAATAGTTATCACAACACGTAGACATCTTTGAGTACAGAAGACATGttggcatttaaaaataataataatacaaaaaatcaCGGAAAAGGacagaattaaaatgttgaGGAATAGCAAATCCGTTACCTATGTATAGGTTAGTTTTGATGATACGAGGCAAGCAATGGAAAAGATGAGCTAGTCCCTGCAAGCGATCAAAGTTTTGCTAAAAATGTTTCAGGAGACTTGTTGTGAAGTTTATATAGCCTGCATTTCGTTTGCTGGAGATGTGGGCAAAGGTTTCACAGAATGTTACCTGAGTTTATCTAGTCCTGTAGACATAAGTCGATTGATAGTCTGGAAGTATTGAACTGAGAGGATGGGTAGCGAGAGagaatgaagagagagagagagattggggggggaggagagatctcgagagagagggggggaagGAGGGAccgagagagagatgggaggagggaccgagagagagagtgggggaagACTGGAGAAAGCCGTGCAAGCTGATGTTTTTGACCAGTGCACGTGAGTTTTCAAAATAATCCCGGCTATTCACGTCTCCCGAACAGTGAATCAGTGTGAACGGAAGTTGGGAATCACGGCGGGAGTGCATGCCCATGTCAGATGCTGAAACATGACAAATTTTCTGCTTGACTTGTTCCTGTGGTGCGGTTGctggtgtgtgcgtgcacgtccCAGTGGACAGCGTAGTGACAGTGTGCACGCCATGCATCATCGCCGACAAATGGaccaaccattttttttttgtttttacttaaatCATCGATAAGTGTAGAAACCTGAAAAGCTTTAAACAGCTTCTCCCTTTCCCCTCCGCACACTTCGCTATACTTGTTCTTGAGTAATGAACGAGATGCACAAGAAGGAAAGGGGATATTTtagttctgtttttattttatcagaatGTCTAATGCTAttagttgaaagaaaatttagGAAGAGGCCATTGTAAAGAATTATAACGTTTGCATAAAACATTATGTAGCCGCTTGCCACACACCCAAGAAAACAGAATTACATTTATTGTCCAACACAAAGTGCAGCTGAACATGAATGTTTCTGGCATTTCTACAGGCAGGAGTTTGGACTGAAGAGAACTTCATTCCCAGGGGTCCAGAGCAGATTGTTACTAAGGGCAACCGTACCATAGACAACAGAACACGCATCGTCGTGACTATCGAGGTGATCTCACATCCTTTCACTCTCCTAATGTCATGttacacgcacgcatgcacgcttgagaacacgcacacaaatattCTTCCAGTTAAATCTGCTTTACTcctcttgctttttgttttctcactgCTAACACAACTATCGACTACAAGCCAATGCCATTTCCCATTACATGTCAGACTTGAAATAATGCGTGAAAACCATTCCAGGTTCCCTCCCACATACATTAGTGATGTGTTGCTAAGCCCTCAGTTCCCACTTAAATGCCGTTACATGTTTTTAATACCTAATTACCTAGCAGAGACATATTTTTCAGTATTACAGCTAGTGAAAACCTGAACGATCAAAACTGTAGTTCACTCGTACGAAAGGAATCTGTGTGCTGCAAAAGCTGgaacatacaagaaaaaaaaggaatttagcGATGCATCATTTTCTTGACTGCCCGCAAAAGCGTTTGCAATATGTTTGCGGTGTGGCACAGACAGGTTCAACTGATAGCAGACATCTCATCTTGTGGGCAAGGGACGTGGACAAATGTTTGCCTGCAAGGAATGGTTATAGTGTGTGGAGTGACTCAGGCCACGTGAATAACAGTTAAGACAACTTAGGAGGCTCAGATGTCTTCTACCCTTTATAATTTTCTTCGTTATTCATTAGTGGTGTATAGTGATGGATGGACATATTTATGTGCACGTGTGAGACCTCACGTTTACTTCTCGCCTGTTgtttctatttgttttcttttattggcCTGGTGTAAAATAGGGAATAAAGTGTGCTTTTCTTTGCAGGACATGCCTTATATTTTCAACCGCACAGAGCCGTGGGACGGCATCCCTGTCGTTGGCAGAGACCGTTTCTCGGGGTACTGCTCGGAGCTGGCCGACATGGTGTCCATCAACGTGGGGTACGAGTACTACATCAGGCTGGTCAAAGACAACACGTACGGCGCACCGCAGGGGGACGGAACCTGGAATGGAATTATCGGAGAGCTCATCAGACATGTAAGAACTGAAATGCcagttaaaatacttttcttcaaTATACTAATCACAAAATGTTAAGAGCTAGAAAAAGAATAACCAAAGGAAATATGTGACTTGTGACatatttgaatttcatcatCTGACAGCATATGTAAGTTTGGTTAGCAAACCAATTCCATTCCAAGATAAAGGAACAGCTGCTCTCCAAAATCACAAATCAAATGTCAGAGGGGAATTATGCGTGGCCATCATTTGCTCCAAACCATTCTGTGCATCTTCTTCGCGTAGAGTTACCGAAGTCCCATAAGAACAGTACCTTGCGGCGATTGCCATTACTCATCattagttaaaaataatctaaCCACTTTCTGACTGCTTgtcaacaaccaccaccatcaccaccaccaccacaacaacacgCATATAGCGCATATTCACTCTCGTAAGGAGCATACTCatagcgcttgagacaagaaaaacatgaatAGCCTACGAgggacggaaggataaacaacggaaggataaacagcaATGGTGATGactaacaaaacacaaatgtaaaaaggGCAAAAAGGAACCAAGACAGATGGAGGGAGACAGAGAACAGACTGCGAAGAAGGtaaggagagaaagacaaagaggagagagagagagagatgtggggTCTTTCACTTCTCTCTCGGCAAAGCTGCAGACTGCTCGCCGCCATTGCCCAAGTCGTTGTCCAGGGCTGTGGCGAGCTTGGGCTTGTCAGGTGGATTCTGGGCTTTTCTCTGTCGTGTCTGGAGTAATGAAGCTGCTTGACTGAGCCACTTGTCGGCGTCCCGCTGCGTGCGCTGGTGATTTTATCTGTCTGTCCTTTTGTTAGACCTTACGGGGCGAAAAAGATGATTTCTTCTCTTGTGCCTTAGCTTCTCTTTCAATTAACCCTTTCGTCGACTACCTTACTCGGTTCTACGACTAACAGAAGGAATGAGCTAGCCTGTGATAGTCCCAGCCTGCAACTGCTTCTGTGTGGAGATGTCAAGCTATTGTATGCACTCCCGAGGTCTGAAGGCACAAGATACGAGCTCGTTAATGGTgatggtgttttacaccgatccagcaacgaaggctatatcacggcaaggctgccagccctgtaaacatggagagaaaaaacaacgtgcccgagacgagagctgaactcaAGACAGCCAGCTttccctgtattggtgacaggcgttaaccctTACGCCGCCGGACGGCCCTGCAATTTACTCGGGGACAGCTTTTGGTAGGGGAAGGGGCTGCTCATCTTCTTTCATTCTGTGCCTCATCTTCTACAAACTCCTATGGAGTCAGGACCTATTTGTGAGAGCTGGATGGACAGGAGGTAGCTTCTCTGGGTTTGGACACCAGTGCTCTAGTCACCTGGACACCGGCTTACCAAGATGATGCAAATATGATATTGTGGATTTAATgacatgtattttaaaactgttgtgatAAAGTTCTTTGTTTTATGCTCTAAAAGAACATAACTGACATAACTAATTTGTTATATTGTTTGAGCATCGAATATAGTGAACCAGAAGTATAATCCCTTCTTATTGTACCCGGGTTTGGCGCTAAATCGTTGGTGTACACGCCTGTATACAGGAAGCAGACATAGCATTTGCACCGCTGACGATAACATCGGACAGGAGAAGGTGATCGACTTCACCAAACCATTCATGTCGCTGGGTATCTCCATCATGATCAAGAAGCCTGAGAACCAGGATCCTCACGTCTTCTCGTTCATGGAGCCATTGTCGCAGGtaaacaagaacagcaacagcttgctaaataattataatcatcCTGAAGTACTCATGAATACTTGTTATGCGGACTGTAGATATTTGGATAGAACATATGGGGCAGTGCCACACTTGTACTGCATagtacaagatattatttccccaaatctggatgaatacTCCTCTTCCCTTCTCAAACTACACACCTTCACTACCATGCGTAGAGAGTGATTTAAACAGTGTCCTCACaatattcttaattattttCCCATTTCTCCCACTGGCTGAGGCTATGGACtacaaacacatacattcacTATCCTGACATCTGTTTAGTTTCAGATTTCCTCTAGCGAAACTAATTCGCCTGAATGTGACATATATTTATAAGACTTAATTACCTGGCTATGATATCGCCATGCTTTTACCAAGTGATGCGTAGTTTTATTACAAGGGACAAGTATGGTTTGGTAGTGCACTTATGAGCgcattttgtatgtgtttattgacggttaacaaaagaaagaatagttgttttagcagaaaaaaacataacGTATTATTTCTAATTACCACATTGTAATTAATTGTAATTAGCTACACTCATTTATACTCCCAGTAGAAACGACccttatttcatgtttgaccCAAGTGCTCTGTCTGTCTCCCCACAGGAGATCTGGTTGTGCACAGTTTTTGCCTTCATCGGAGTGAGCGTGGTGCTGTTCCTCGTTAGTCGATTCAGCTCCGAGGAGTGGAACGTTGACAGCGGCGAGGCAAAGCTGTCCAACGACTTCACCATCGGCAACAGCCTGTGGTTCTCCCTCGGCGCCTTCATGCAACAGGGCTGCGACGTGCTGCCCAAGTAGGTCCCCAGTGTTCTATGGATCGGCCTGAACTCACCCAGAAATCTACAGTCGCTGTAAACTAACACATCTAAGtcaaaatgtcataaaaatagTCTGCATTCTTTCTTCAGTCCCTTGGCTTGACCACATCTTAAGTTCTTCCTTAAGTACTGGTGAGAGATAGAACGCTGACAAGTCTTCTGCTC
This is a stretch of genomic DNA from Pomacea canaliculata isolate SZHN2017 linkage group LG3, ASM307304v1, whole genome shotgun sequence. It encodes these proteins:
- the LOC112559485 gene encoding LOW QUALITY PROTEIN: glutamate receptor-like (The sequence of the model RefSeq protein was modified relative to this genomic sequence to represent the inferred CDS: inserted 2 bases in 2 codons); this encodes MHDYQQTPEITARHVQNRTACLHLLHSMHTQDRGRDIRVVMDVPPEHAHWVINSIVEDKSIYKIRFHFILPYLSMKYIKLRAYKTGGVNITGFEIFRQTDALMRSYFSDPSSQNNTDSALAKDAIKIVTEALSELQRHQAPQGRWHLLDSVQQWQDASRGNGITCSPPSTSRWRYGRDLAKIFAEHTFTGSNGKIRFSKSGQRSGHSLDVIEVSMYRGVAKAGVWTEENFIPRGPEQIVTKGNRTIDNRTRIVVTIEDMPYIFNRTEPWDGIPVVGRDRFSGYCSELADMVSINVGYEYYIRLVKDNTYGAPQGDGTWNGIIGELIRHEADIAFAPLTITSDXEKVIDFTKPFMSLGISIMIKKPENQDPHVFSFMEPLSQEIWLCTVFAFIGVSVVLFLVSRFSSEEWNVDSGEAKLSNDFTIGNSLWFSLGAFMQQGCDVLPKSVSGRIVTSVWWFFTLIIISSYTANLAAYLTTMRMSTPIKSAEDLAKQTEIKYGTLAAGSTNAFFNKTTVSLYGRMWSFMTSQKDVFVKSNEEGIAKVRGENGKYAFLIESSTNEYHNNREPCDTMKVGXNLDSKGYGVATPMGSDIRDLLTLSIFGTERSTESWRS